One Citricoccus sp. K5 DNA window includes the following coding sequences:
- a CDS encoding OFA family MFS transporter yields MPNVLDREAIVAPRQFNRWLIPAAALAIHLCIGQVYAFSVFKIPMMGHFEAGDVAVGWIFSVAIAMLGLSAAFGGTWVERSGPRKSMVVAGSFWVVGFLVATVGIATGQLWLVYLGYGVIGGIGLGIGYISPVSTLMKWFPDRPGLATGLAIMGFGGGALIASPMSNSLMALFGGGTEPEQLQSGLMQTFLTLAIVYAVVIALGALVIRVPHPDWKPAGWNPSEAAAKPMQTTANVSASSSIKTPQFWLLWIVLFCNVTAGIGILENAAPMIQGYFDWITPAAAAGFVGLLSIANMAGRFVWSTTSDYWGRKNNYMMYLGIGLAMYLIIALMGGANLVVFIVATMVIISFYGGGFSTVPAYLKDMFGVFQVGAIHGRLLTAWSAAGIAGPLIVNSLIESQAAAGKTGADLYTVSLFIMVGLLAVGFIANLLVRPVAEKHHISEDEIREKEHAK; encoded by the coding sequence ATGCCCAACGTCCTTGATCGAGAGGCCATTGTCGCCCCTCGACAATTCAACCGCTGGCTCATCCCGGCCGCCGCACTGGCGATTCACCTGTGCATCGGCCAGGTGTACGCCTTCAGCGTCTTCAAGATCCCGATGATGGGCCATTTCGAGGCCGGCGACGTGGCGGTCGGCTGGATCTTCTCCGTGGCCATCGCCATGCTCGGCCTGTCTGCGGCCTTCGGAGGCACGTGGGTCGAGCGTTCCGGACCGCGAAAGTCGATGGTCGTGGCCGGCAGCTTCTGGGTCGTCGGCTTCCTCGTCGCCACCGTGGGCATCGCCACCGGTCAGCTCTGGCTCGTCTACCTCGGCTACGGCGTGATCGGCGGCATCGGCCTCGGCATCGGGTACATCTCCCCCGTGTCCACGCTGATGAAGTGGTTCCCCGACCGTCCCGGCCTGGCCACCGGCCTGGCGATCATGGGCTTCGGCGGTGGCGCGTTGATCGCCAGCCCGATGTCCAACAGCCTGATGGCTCTCTTCGGTGGTGGCACCGAGCCGGAGCAGCTCCAGAGCGGTCTGATGCAGACCTTCCTCACCCTGGCCATCGTCTATGCCGTGGTCATCGCGCTCGGTGCCTTGGTGATCCGTGTTCCCCACCCGGATTGGAAGCCTGCTGGCTGGAACCCGTCGGAGGCCGCCGCCAAGCCGATGCAGACCACGGCGAATGTGTCTGCCAGTTCGTCCATCAAGACTCCGCAGTTCTGGCTGCTGTGGATCGTGCTGTTCTGCAACGTGACCGCCGGCATCGGCATCCTGGAGAACGCCGCCCCCATGATCCAGGGGTACTTCGATTGGATCACCCCGGCCGCCGCCGCCGGCTTCGTGGGTCTGCTGTCCATCGCCAACATGGCCGGCCGCTTCGTGTGGTCCACCACCTCGGACTACTGGGGCCGCAAGAACAACTACATGATGTACCTCGGCATCGGACTGGCCATGTACCTGATCATCGCTCTGATGGGCGGGGCCAACCTGGTGGTCTTCATCGTCGCCACCATGGTCATCATCTCCTTCTACGGCGGCGGGTTCTCCACGGTTCCGGCGTACCTGAAGGACATGTTCGGCGTCTTCCAGGTCGGCGCCATCCACGGCCGCCTGCTGACCGCCTGGTCCGCGGCAGGCATCGCAGGGCCACTGATCGTCAACAGCCTGATCGAGTCCCAGGCCGCGGCTGGCAAGACCGGTGCCGACCTGTACACGGTCTCGCTGTTCATCATGGTCGGCCTGCTGGCCGTCGGTTTCATCGCCAATCTGCTGGTCCGTCCAGTGGCCGAGAAGCACCACATCTCCGAGGACGAGATCCGCGAGAAGGAGCATGCCAAGTGA